The following are encoded together in the Salvia hispanica cultivar TCC Black 2014 chromosome 6, UniMelb_Shisp_WGS_1.0, whole genome shotgun sequence genome:
- the LOC125197243 gene encoding uncharacterized protein LOC125197243 isoform X1 has protein sequence MISCFPAATFHPRPTTASFSHDKHKSTRLVVRSTNAEVQRLVDFLYEDLPHMFDGLGIDTTAYDDAVKYRDPITKHDGISGYLFNIAMVGKLFHPHFHLHSVKQTGPYEISTRWTVVMKFALLPWKPELVFTGTSVMGINPQNMKFCTHVDSWDSIENNDYFSVEGFMDMVKQLRVYKAPDVETPRYRILKRTANYEVREYDPFTAVEASGDKLSGSTGFSSVAGSQFEEGIAAVLKFSGKADEEIFRAKENALRQNLARDGLRGQEGCLVACYNDPRRTWSFVMRNEVLIWLEEFMLE, from the exons ATGATCTCCTGCTTCCCCGCCGCCACCTTCCATCCTCGGCCGACCACCGCCTCCTTTTCTCATGACAAGCACAAATCCACTAGGTTGGTGGTCAGAAGCACAAATGCGGAGGTGCAGCGTTTGGTGGATTTTCTATACGAGGACCTTCCCCACATGTTCGACGGCCTAGGCATCGACACGACTGCCTACGACGACGCCGTCAAGTACAGAGACCCCATAACCAAGCACGACGGAATCAGCGGTTATCTTTTCAATATTGCCATGGTCGGGAAGCTCTTCCACCCCCATTTCCACCTCCACTCTGTCAAACAG ACGGGGCCTTATGAGATAAGCACGAGGTGGACTGTGGTGATGAAGTTTGCTCTCTTACCTTGGAAGCCCGAATTAGTCTTCACGGGCACTTCTGTTATGGGCATTAACCCCCAAAACATGAAGTTCTGCACTCATGTG GACTCCTGGGATTCCATCGAGAACAACGACTATTTCTCCGTTGAAGGCTTCATGGACATGGTGAAGCAG CTTCGGGTTTACAAGGCTCCGGATGTGGAAACACCGAGATATCGGATACTAAAAAGAACTGCGAATTATGAG GTGAGAGAGTATGATCCTTTTACGGCTGTCGAAGCAAGTGGTGACAAGTTGTCTGGCTCGACCGGCTTCAGTTCTGTGGCTGG AAGTCAGTTTGAGGAAGGTATAGCTGCAGTGTTGAAATTCAGTGGAAAGGCAGATGAGGAGATTTTCCGAGCGAAGGAAAATGCCCTGAGGCAAAATCTTGCTAGAGACGGCCTCAGAGGTCAAGAGGGTTGTTTGGTAGCATGTTATAACGACCCAAGGAGGACGTGGAGCTTCGTAATG AGGAATGAAGTGCTTATATGGCTTGAAGAGTTTATGTTGGAGTGA
- the LOC125197243 gene encoding uncharacterized protein LOC125197243 isoform X2, with protein MISCFPAATFHPRPTTASFSHDKHKSTRLVVRSTNAEVQRLVDFLYEDLPHMFDGLGIDTTAYDDAVKYRDPITKHDGISGYLFNIAMVGKLFHPHFHLHSVKQTGPYEISTRWTVVMKFALLPWKPELVFTGTSVMGINPQNMKFCTHVDSWDSIENNDYFSVEGFMDMVKQLRVYKAPDVETPRYRILKRTANYEVREYDPFTAVEASGDKLSGSTGFSSVAGALNEAEVSLRKV; from the exons ATGATCTCCTGCTTCCCCGCCGCCACCTTCCATCCTCGGCCGACCACCGCCTCCTTTTCTCATGACAAGCACAAATCCACTAGGTTGGTGGTCAGAAGCACAAATGCGGAGGTGCAGCGTTTGGTGGATTTTCTATACGAGGACCTTCCCCACATGTTCGACGGCCTAGGCATCGACACGACTGCCTACGACGACGCCGTCAAGTACAGAGACCCCATAACCAAGCACGACGGAATCAGCGGTTATCTTTTCAATATTGCCATGGTCGGGAAGCTCTTCCACCCCCATTTCCACCTCCACTCTGTCAAACAG ACGGGGCCTTATGAGATAAGCACGAGGTGGACTGTGGTGATGAAGTTTGCTCTCTTACCTTGGAAGCCCGAATTAGTCTTCACGGGCACTTCTGTTATGGGCATTAACCCCCAAAACATGAAGTTCTGCACTCATGTG GACTCCTGGGATTCCATCGAGAACAACGACTATTTCTCCGTTGAAGGCTTCATGGACATGGTGAAGCAG CTTCGGGTTTACAAGGCTCCGGATGTGGAAACACCGAGATATCGGATACTAAAAAGAACTGCGAATTATGAG GTGAGAGAGTATGATCCTTTTACGGCTGTCGAAGCAAGTGGTGACAAGTTGTCTGGCTCGACCGGCTTCAGTTCTGTGGCTGG AGCTCTGAATGAAGCAGAAGTCAGTTTGAGGAAGGTATAG
- the LOC125197243 gene encoding uncharacterized protein LOC125197243 isoform X3: MISCFPAATFHPRPTTASFSHDKHKSTRLVVRSTNAEVQRLVDFLYEDLPHMFDGLGIDTTAYDDAVKYRDPITKHDGISGYLFNIAMVGKLFHPHFHLHSVKQTGPYEISTRWTVVMKFALLPWKPELVFTGTSVMGINPQNMKFCTHVDSWDSIENNDYFSVEGFMDMVKQLRVYKAPDVETPRYRILKRTANYEVREYDPFTAVEASGDKLSGSTGFSSVAGLPEL, encoded by the exons ATGATCTCCTGCTTCCCCGCCGCCACCTTCCATCCTCGGCCGACCACCGCCTCCTTTTCTCATGACAAGCACAAATCCACTAGGTTGGTGGTCAGAAGCACAAATGCGGAGGTGCAGCGTTTGGTGGATTTTCTATACGAGGACCTTCCCCACATGTTCGACGGCCTAGGCATCGACACGACTGCCTACGACGACGCCGTCAAGTACAGAGACCCCATAACCAAGCACGACGGAATCAGCGGTTATCTTTTCAATATTGCCATGGTCGGGAAGCTCTTCCACCCCCATTTCCACCTCCACTCTGTCAAACAG ACGGGGCCTTATGAGATAAGCACGAGGTGGACTGTGGTGATGAAGTTTGCTCTCTTACCTTGGAAGCCCGAATTAGTCTTCACGGGCACTTCTGTTATGGGCATTAACCCCCAAAACATGAAGTTCTGCACTCATGTG GACTCCTGGGATTCCATCGAGAACAACGACTATTTCTCCGTTGAAGGCTTCATGGACATGGTGAAGCAG CTTCGGGTTTACAAGGCTCCGGATGTGGAAACACCGAGATATCGGATACTAAAAAGAACTGCGAATTATGAG GTGAGAGAGTATGATCCTTTTACGGCTGTCGAAGCAAGTGGTGACAAGTTGTCTGGCTCGACCGGCTTCAGTTCTGTGGCTGG TTTGCCAGAGCTCTGA